The following are from one region of the Vitis riparia cultivar Riparia Gloire de Montpellier isolate 1030 chromosome 14, EGFV_Vit.rip_1.0, whole genome shotgun sequence genome:
- the LOC117929783 gene encoding uncharacterized protein LOC117929783 isoform X1, translated as MVNMGGGGGSGQTMSFMAAGDGSGGGGSGVAEAQYAGAKTSVWWDIENCQVPKGCEPHSIAQNISSALFKMNYKGPVSISAYGDTHRIPPPVQQALSSTGIALNHVPAGVKDASDKKILVDMLFWAVDNPAPANYLLISGDRDFSNALHQLRMRRYNILLAQPQKASAPLIAAAKSVWLWTSLLAGGQPLTNGESQQLGNNSYSSSDTLPIPVSDPIQTNQSVDSFSENSYLGNQKLPNMGRSADIKYKGKQNRRNLNQPNIPRTASAPQQLSGAYNPNASLNGHAPNFFSGSPVPSRSNGHNLQSNYQNHYSQPLRPNFPLQPTFGPSNSFPPNPHTPASHIMPPRPDGPGFTNGPPNVPDVGVLNISEYPSNVHNPPSFQQRDGELKRNSNIESPNPGSLSGQQKGHILHDTPSFYHDPQNNRYSRGPELPPSSSSAMGTTNVPSNGIWGSHGCQKPSEYVQGLIGVILLALNTLKNEKILPTEANIADCIRYGDPKHQNTDVKKALESAIEQQMVIKQKLGAVQLYVGKNDRLWKCVNLMGGNPKQYSKATWDGIQNFLISPAGRSAIMASQCKYEAAIILKNMCLKDLALGDALQILNMIISAKKWITHLQSGWQPVNISLPESNTDSGAIAAT; from the exons atggtGAATATGGGAGGTGGCGGAGGCAGCGGTCAAACGATGTCCTTTATGGCTGCAGGCGATGGCTCCGGTGGCGGCGGATCGGGTGTTGCAGAGGCTCAGTACGCGGGGGCGAAGACGTCTGTATGGTGGGACATAGAGAATTGCCAGGTCCCCAAGGGCTGCGAACCCCACTCCATCGCCCAGAACATAAGCTCAGCTCTGTTCAAGATGAACTACAAAGGTCCCGTCTCCATCTCCGCCTACGGCGACACCCATCGGATTCCTCCTCCCGTTCAGCAAGCCCTCTCCAGCACCGGCATCGCCCTCAACCACGTCCCCGCTG GCGTTAAAGATGCAAGCGACAAAAAGATTCTTGTTGACATGCTGTTCTGGGCTGTGGACAATCCTGCACCTGCTAATTATTTGCTCATTTCTGGTGATCGAGACTTCTCGAATGCACTCCATCAGTTGCGCATGAGAAGATACAACATTCTTCTTGCACAACCCCAAAAGGCTTCTGCACCGCTCATTGCAGCAGCAAAGAGCGTGTGGCTCTGGACGAGTCTTCTGGCAGGAGGACAGCCACTAACAAATGGTGAATCACAACAACTTGGTAATAATAGCTATTCCAGTTCTGACACATTACCGATTCCAGTTTCTGATCCCATTCAGACAAATCAATCGGTGGATTCCTTTTCTGAAAATTCCTACTTAGGAAATCAGAAGCTCCCAAATATGGGGAGAAGTGCTGATATTAAGTATAAAGGGAAACAAAATCGCCGAAACTTGAATCAACCAAATATACCAAGAACAGCAAGTGCACCACAACAGTTGTCTGGTGCATATAATCCCAATGCCTCCCTTAATGGACATGctccaaatttcttttctgGAAGTCCTGTTCCTTCACGAAGCAATGGCCATAACCTCCAGAGCAATTACCAAAATCATTATTCACAACCATTAAGGCCAAACTTCCCTTTGCAACCCACATTTGGACCGTCTAATTCGTTTCCACCAAATCCTCATACCCCTGCTTCTCACATAATGCCTCCCAGGCCTGATGGACCTGGTTTCACCAATGGTCCCCCAAATGTGCCTGATGTTGGTGTGTTAAACATTTCCGAGTACCCCAGCAATGTTCACAATCCTCCAAGTTTTCAACAACGAGATGGAGAGCTGAAAAGAAATTCGAATATTGAGTCTCCAAACCCTGGAAGCTTAAGCGGACAGCAGAAAGGACATATTTTGCATGATACACCTTCATTTTACCATGATCCTCAGAACAATAGGTACTCTCGTGGACCAGAACTTCCACCCTCATCATCCTCAGCTATGGGTACCACGAATGTTCCCAGTAATGGTATATGGGGATCTCATGGATGCCAAAAACCTTCTGAGTATGTCCAAGGCCTCATAGGGGTTATCTTACTTGCCCTGAACaccctaaaaaatgaaaagattttGCCTACTGAAGCAAATATAGCTGATTGTATTCGATATGGAGACCCCAAGCACCAAAATACTGATGTTAAGAAGGCCCTGGAAAGTGCTATTGAGCAGCAGATGGTAATTAAGCAAAAATTAGGTGCTGTTCAGTTATATGTTGGAAAAAATGACAGACTATGGAAGTGCGTGAACCTTATGGGTGGTAATCCTAAACAGTACTCTAAAGCAACTTGGGATGGAATCCAGAATTTTCTAATATCCCCTGCTGGACGATCTGCGATAATGGCTTCTCAATGCAA GTATGAAGCAgctattattttaaagaatatgtGCTTGAAAGACCTTGCTTTGGGAGATGCACTTCAGATTTTGAACATGATTATCAGTGCAAAGAAATGGATCACACATCTTCAATCAGGATGGCAACCGGTTAACATTTCTCTTCCTGAGTCTAACACTGATTCAGGGGCCATAGCTGCCACATAA
- the LOC117929783 gene encoding uncharacterized protein LOC117929783 isoform X2, whose protein sequence is MLFWAVDNPAPANYLLISGDRDFSNALHQLRMRRYNILLAQPQKASAPLIAAAKSVWLWTSLLAGGQPLTNGESQQLGNNSYSSSDTLPIPVSDPIQTNQSVDSFSENSYLGNQKLPNMGRSADIKYKGKQNRRNLNQPNIPRTASAPQQLSGAYNPNASLNGHAPNFFSGSPVPSRSNGHNLQSNYQNHYSQPLRPNFPLQPTFGPSNSFPPNPHTPASHIMPPRPDGPGFTNGPPNVPDVGVLNISEYPSNVHNPPSFQQRDGELKRNSNIESPNPGSLSGQQKGHILHDTPSFYHDPQNNRYSRGPELPPSSSSAMGTTNVPSNGIWGSHGCQKPSEYVQGLIGVILLALNTLKNEKILPTEANIADCIRYGDPKHQNTDVKKALESAIEQQMVIKQKLGAVQLYVGKNDRLWKCVNLMGGNPKQYSKATWDGIQNFLISPAGRSAIMASQCKYEAAIILKNMCLKDLALGDALQILNMIISAKKWITHLQSGWQPVNISLPESNTDSGAIAAT, encoded by the exons ATGCTGTTCTGGGCTGTGGACAATCCTGCACCTGCTAATTATTTGCTCATTTCTGGTGATCGAGACTTCTCGAATGCACTCCATCAGTTGCGCATGAGAAGATACAACATTCTTCTTGCACAACCCCAAAAGGCTTCTGCACCGCTCATTGCAGCAGCAAAGAGCGTGTGGCTCTGGACGAGTCTTCTGGCAGGAGGACAGCCACTAACAAATGGTGAATCACAACAACTTGGTAATAATAGCTATTCCAGTTCTGACACATTACCGATTCCAGTTTCTGATCCCATTCAGACAAATCAATCGGTGGATTCCTTTTCTGAAAATTCCTACTTAGGAAATCAGAAGCTCCCAAATATGGGGAGAAGTGCTGATATTAAGTATAAAGGGAAACAAAATCGCCGAAACTTGAATCAACCAAATATACCAAGAACAGCAAGTGCACCACAACAGTTGTCTGGTGCATATAATCCCAATGCCTCCCTTAATGGACATGctccaaatttcttttctgGAAGTCCTGTTCCTTCACGAAGCAATGGCCATAACCTCCAGAGCAATTACCAAAATCATTATTCACAACCATTAAGGCCAAACTTCCCTTTGCAACCCACATTTGGACCGTCTAATTCGTTTCCACCAAATCCTCATACCCCTGCTTCTCACATAATGCCTCCCAGGCCTGATGGACCTGGTTTCACCAATGGTCCCCCAAATGTGCCTGATGTTGGTGTGTTAAACATTTCCGAGTACCCCAGCAATGTTCACAATCCTCCAAGTTTTCAACAACGAGATGGAGAGCTGAAAAGAAATTCGAATATTGAGTCTCCAAACCCTGGAAGCTTAAGCGGACAGCAGAAAGGACATATTTTGCATGATACACCTTCATTTTACCATGATCCTCAGAACAATAGGTACTCTCGTGGACCAGAACTTCCACCCTCATCATCCTCAGCTATGGGTACCACGAATGTTCCCAGTAATGGTATATGGGGATCTCATGGATGCCAAAAACCTTCTGAGTATGTCCAAGGCCTCATAGGGGTTATCTTACTTGCCCTGAACaccctaaaaaatgaaaagattttGCCTACTGAAGCAAATATAGCTGATTGTATTCGATATGGAGACCCCAAGCACCAAAATACTGATGTTAAGAAGGCCCTGGAAAGTGCTATTGAGCAGCAGATGGTAATTAAGCAAAAATTAGGTGCTGTTCAGTTATATGTTGGAAAAAATGACAGACTATGGAAGTGCGTGAACCTTATGGGTGGTAATCCTAAACAGTACTCTAAAGCAACTTGGGATGGAATCCAGAATTTTCTAATATCCCCTGCTGGACGATCTGCGATAATGGCTTCTCAATGCAA GTATGAAGCAgctattattttaaagaatatgtGCTTGAAAGACCTTGCTTTGGGAGATGCACTTCAGATTTTGAACATGATTATCAGTGCAAAGAAATGGATCACACATCTTCAATCAGGATGGCAACCGGTTAACATTTCTCTTCCTGAGTCTAACACTGATTCAGGGGCCATAGCTGCCACATAA
- the LOC117929784 gene encoding pyruvate dehydrogenase (acetyl-transferring) kinase, mitochondrial-like, translating to MSMAAKKALASFPKVLLDEVEKWGGRKQTGVSLRYMTKFGSQPTSRNLVFSAQFLHKELPIRIARRTLELQSLPFGLSQKPAVLKVRDWYLESFHDIRSFPEVKDTSDELGFTNMIKMIKVRHNNVVPMMALGVQQLKSDINPKARKLDEIHQFLDRFYMSRIGIRMLIGQHVALHDHNPQPDCVGCIHTKVSPMDVARNASEDARAICLREYGSAPDVNIYGDQCFTFPYVPTHLHQMVFELVKNSLRAVQERFMDSDDIAPPVRIIVADGLEDVTIKISDEGGGIPRSGLPKIFTYLYSTARNPLDENLDLASADRVTMAGYGCGLPISRLYARYFGGDLQIISMEGYGTDAYLHLSRLGDSEEPLP from the exons ATGT CCATGGCAGCTAAGAAAGCGTTGGCGTCATTCCCCAAAGTTTTGCTTGATGAAGTGGAGAAATGGGGTGGGAGGAAGCAGACTGGTGTGAGCTTGAGGTACATGACCAAGTTTGGGTCTCAACCTACAAGCAGAAACTTGGTCTTTTCTGCTCAATTCCTCCACAAGGAACTTCCAATTAGGATTGCCAGGAGAACCCTTGAGCTCCAGAGCTTGCCCTTTGGCTTGTCCCAGAAGCCTGCTGTCCTCAAG GTTCGAGACTGGTATTTGGAGTCATTCCATGACATCCGATCCTTTCCTGAGGTCAAGGATACTAGTGATGAGTTGGGTTTTACGAACATGATCAAGATGATTAAAGTGAGGCATAACAATGTGGTCCCTATGATGGCTTTGGGTGTTCAACAGCTGAAGAGCGATATTAATCCAAAAGCCCGAAAGCTTGATGAGATCCATCAGTTTCTGGATAGGTTTTACATGTCAAGAATTGGAATTCGTATGCTTATTG GGCAGCATGTGGCGCTGCATGATCACAATCCACAACCTGATTGTGTAGGCTGTATACATACTAAGGTGTCCCCTATGGATGTTGCACGGAATGCCAGTGAGGATGCCCGTGCTATTTGTTTACGAGAGTATGGGAGTGCTCCTGATGTTAACATATATGGGGACCAATGTTTTACTTTCCC TTATGTTCCAACACACTTGCACCAGATGGTATTTGAGCTGGTTAAGAATTCCTTGCGTGCTGTCCAAGAGCGGTTCATGGACTCAGACGACATTGCACCTCCAGTTCGAATCATTGTTGCAGATGGACTAGAGGATGTTACAATTAAG ATCTCAGATGAAGGGGGTGGCATCCCAAGAAGTGGCCTTCCCAAAATTTTTACGTATCTTTACAGTACTGCAAGAAATCCATTAGATGAGAACTTAGACCTTGCATCAGCTGATAGAGTGACAATGGCTGGATATGGATGTGGGCTTCCAATAAGCCGTCTATATGCTCGGTATTTTGGAGGAGATCTGCAAATTATTTCCATGGAAGGATATG GGACTGATGCTTACCTTCATTTGTCACGCCTGGGAGACTCAGAGGAGCCCCTGCCATAG